TTAACAGAGTTCTACTTAACCGGTGATGATATACTTCATTATAACCTCACAGTAAACATCTCTATCAGGAACAGTAACAAGATTGAGCGTATTTCTTATCGGATTATTCGTTTTAATCTTTCTGGTTACGGTAAGGATTTGGCTTCGGTTTCTTTGCCGTCTTTCCTGCAAGGCACTAAGAATACAACATTAGTCCATCCTGTTTTTCAGGGACAAACATCACTCATACTACGGGGTTCTCATTTTAAGGATTTCATTCATGATCGGAAAGAGGGAAGCTTTAGCATTGATGTAGATCTCTACCTTATAACACAATTGAAGTATGCTGGTGGTGGAAAGGGCGACAAAATCAGTTTCACAGTTGGCTGTGGATTATTCAGACTCAATTTGttgggttcttcttcttctttaagtaATCAAACAGGAATTGGTGGCTTATTTAAAACTAAGAGGTGCAAAGTACATACCGACAGAATTTACAATCTtagaattttcttttattttttaatttcgtTTATTTTTATTACTCTCTTTTCCTCCTGTATCAGCAAACTTTTACAATCTTAGAATTCACCTTTCGGTTTCTTCTTCGTGGATTATCCAACATAGTTAAATAGATAAGGATGAAAATGGCTTTGTATGTATTTCAAGCTAGCCATGGGAGATTGGGAGGTTGATAAATGTTGTGGGAGCAACAAAATATTTgtgaatttttttctttaaatatggattattatgaatatatatatatattgtgtacTAAATTATTTTAGAGTTTCAAAATATCAAATTCTAAATACCGCTATCTTTATTATTTGTATTGAAATTATTTAAGAACTTCAGGATATTAAATTTTGGAGTAGGCGAGTAGTATATGCCTATATGGTATTACTAGTTTCCACTGGGACAACTAACCATTTTTGCTTGTCGCTTTAACTTTGTTGCCTCTCATGGCTTACATTACCCAATAgctacgaagaaaaaaaaaaaaaaagccttcGATAAGTTTTTGCACAATGTAATTTCATAGAGAGTTGACGTTACACACCGAACAAGTAGATCATTGTGTGTTGATGCCGTACGTTGGCCCAATGCCTAGCCTGTACCCATTCTCTTTGAGTTATCCACTGTTGGCGGTGATCTCAGGTCCTCAATGAAATCTTATTTTTCTCAACCCACGATGTCCTAGTTGACCACCTCCGTTCCGTTGTCAATACGACAGTTTCAAATCCAGGATTCAATAGAGTTAAGGTTTCTTCCGTTGAAAGTGTTTTACTAAATCCTAttgtcttatttatttattttggatcaGAAAAGGATCTTTATAAAAGATTTCATTTTGATTGGTCATGACCCTGTCAACATCCTACTGAAACAGCCAGAAGGTCATGATCCTGTCAATTTTTCTGCATTTCCACGCTTCAAAGTTCTGTAACTTTACATTTTTCTTCTCCAACTTCTCAAAGTTTTGTGGCTAATCATTTCCACTTTTGGGTACTACATAAGATCCAATTATTATCTAATTTCTCAGAAACTTATCTGAACTTTCTGTTTGTTCTCTTTTACTTTGGATTTCGTGTGTAAGTTTTGCTCAAAACGAAGACAATTAAACCCAATAACATCgatctcttttgttttttttcctttgttattttcaataaatctaTCTCTTAATTTGgatcctagctatacatatggGGGATAGTACGGATCTGTGTTTGGTTGGATGTATTTGTTTTTCTTGCTTGTTAATCCTCATCGGAGGAGTTGTATGTctaattgtatgtacacctttcatcatccaccatgtgtacagaaagagacacgtggaaggcatgcaaaacaaggtatcaaaacatgatagcaagcatctcatcagaagatgccaccggtcagcagatctgacggtcagggacagaggatcacagaggtacgATGGCTCATAGGAGCGCCAGATGATACCCCTcgggtgttatcacacccaatcccgaggaagatcccagatcaacggccgagaggaagtttggctgacccagatgtgaccagacaaagagacacttgtctgacacgagcagacatccatctacccgcattaaataccaaagagatatacacgtgtcaatcagctcgtggaagaggcgaggataatccttcgtattcaagcccaggccgcagcatatgccgaagacctctgcgtaataggcacaaagcacaagaagataagattacaacggcacttcagaaatgggacccacgttccaaccctataaatacccctctccactaagagagaaggggtcgatcaattcagagcaattataggagaatataggagagagaaataggaagagcaagtaaccccctacttccgcagacatatgtacactctaaagtcattcgattatctttgtaaccattcaatacatagtgaaacaccagccccgtggatgtaggccttagtaccgaaccacgtaaatctgtcttatttacatttaagCACCTTACATtgagcgttaaacttcatattctttacatttatacttgattcttggtttattcctttatacgaacattattataataatattagactagacaatgacaatcccgaaggcttcgagtcgatgaatcgatataatcatcccctttacgcatACGGTGTagaattctagaattaggatgtatgcgattattgtttgtgaacacgtggatggcttcgtgatttatgtgttcacaatctggcgctagaaacagggactttatcccggtaaaagatttatcttatcctgtgatttcaccttaaacgcgcattaagGTTGttccctattctgggttcagcgtgctttcaaaacctttttttttctgggttcatggtcttcattttcacaaacaccatttcaaagcagacaaatccacggctatctatcatagatttgcacgtgaggcgttttcCTTTttaaactaagacttaataatccagattcatgagttctcgcgacggatctgccctttcaagagttttctttttcaaaaatagtctgaaaacaaggtccatgatagtttattagaggatttgtattgcaaaaactagaccgatggagtctttacatttctcttttattaaggcccttgggaagctcatttccttctattccaataatcttgcggatacgaatggcactaacccgatcctcgtggatatctttggttctctttatttattcccctgtgcagaaaaagattaaaaatggaaaagatactagaggcaggaaaaaccaaagcctcatcaaaggagacaccgaggattaccccggtcatgacccgaagcaagcagaaaggagacaaagctaaaacagctactcagaggcaagatgttgcggaaatcacctcacctatgaacactaactccattgcagccgcggctctcaaagtagcagccacaaagaacaacgaaactgttgcggccctccaggctacagaagctaacaagactttggtttcaaaccaaatccatcaataAAAAGAaagggtggcagaatctatgacacatcagcccggacatccaccagtcttcggaatgccgtcaaccaacggtcagaatcaaaccataaagtggttttagtaccgctgGTGGAAGCTCAACTGATGGggccaaacttggagataccaacaattgaagtcgatcctcggccacccttaatacacacagtagacgaatgGGGAACTATgtccgtaggggtacaagccggaactcccaatcagggatcaaaccagtcccaccgactgatggtagagctcgaagaattgaaagcaaattctaaagcaccagagcctaatcgagaccgaagaatcatcctagcaaacgccgccatgggaagcagtgcatccgatccggaatatgcctccgaagacttagactattatgacagtgaggttcgaagaaagaaaaactcaactgagcatgagaacatgggatattaccgcgcaatggaggagctgcgtgatgagatgatggctgagatcaggaagttagaagccagacaaggcggaggaaggcttgaagaggtgatgaaagaatctaactccacgcccctaactcatcgcctggcaaataccctcattccgttaaagtgccatgtcccaacttttgaatgctatgacggatccagtgatcccgcggcacatatccggtattataattgtatcttagcccgatggagtcaaaacgacgccgtcctctgtagatatttcccatcaagtctgaagggatcggctttgtcttggttttacaacctgccacctgattccatcaactcctaccatcaactcgcagagaaattctttatgcaattttcttgtttaatttgattctaaaatattgcaacaagtagattttcaaaagtaataattgtaaataccaagtatgaagcatcaaaagtattaaaactaagcatactccatcaaaatagatcacaatcactcaaataaaaatcatattcaataatagttcaaggcaaataatcatataattattgcaaataaaaagataaaatagaatataccacttttttttgttcgaaaaatagcttcctctatcgccccagcaatgtggtttagctcctcatattaatcacgatctcaaaatatgtgtttgttgctcaaaagatgattgaaagagtgaaaattaataacacaaactgtttgcaacagtgtattggtgttgcaaaacagctgttacaatggaactgctACAGAAAAATTGTTTCTTTGTcactgatttaagactgccctgaaataaGACTTCCCTAAAcggcttaatgttcttcagttgttaaacaatgacacttttctgcgactgtctaccgagggtcaatgttcttcagctgttcttctttatcaacaacagcaacagcagaaacagagtttggtaaagctctgatttcttcttctctggctctccttaggttcccaaactctcgacacctcttctatatgacccaagacatctatttatatcaaaaataccgattaaatctctccaaaatcttccaaaatctctttccttctcttcacggtcaagttgcgacaatttcttgttttaggatttctacccgtttctgagctttcctttttattctaaactcttccttagatagatacaaatctttgggaaggtttacagcgttttaatcactctaaaattccctaaaacaggtcacacacgtgactttccatattttctttttgtgagaaaaatccgtcgtttgagccaattcaaatcgatttaaacacccatatcagatttctagacccataaggagtctatcctatgaaaatcagaggtttaatcgacctcaaactcctccaaatcacgatcaccaaaattgttctttaactgcactattttcccgccaattttctggtttATGAAAGTTGAAGATGGTtgtcccttatccagagtaggggtgcgattagcagacgcctggaaatgggataccccttagtaattaggttaccccttatccaaagtgagggtccgaatagcaaatgtcctcccatgaacacaaaaaacacttttcgagccaatttctccgcaaaatcttatttttccaaaaacacctacaaagacataaaaagccaaaataaatacaaaatcgagcactaacaatatatacaattgagattatatcagacacaaaaatgtgtctatcaagttcGCAACGCTTTGTTGGCGTTACAGAAACTACTATTACAGTTACACTTCTGAACAATTGTTGCAAGGAAACAGTTACAATATACGATAAAAGAATAGTGTTGTTGTCACTGTTTATATGTCGCTGCAAAGACTGTAGCAAAACCGTGAATAAACCATGGTTTATTAACGACAGGTTTTGACAGCttattgttcttcgtcttcttctcttcCTGCAGGTGCAGAAAGCTCTGCAACTTCTTGTTCTTCACTCTGTTCTTGCCCCCAATCACTCCATGCCCCTtctctgtttctcaactacctttTTATGCTCAACAACATCCAAATCTCCTCGGTTTAATGCAAAATAGTTCCTCTTTAATCCATTATTCTCCACTGCCATTACACGAAAAtaacttccctttttcttctcctacACGCACCTACAGCAGTTCAACTCTTTCAAAACACGTCATACAAGTTCACTGGAGTTCAAACTCTCCAGAGACACGCCAACTCCCCAATTACAGCTCATACATTCCGGAAATAACCGAgaaaatatcttccctgttttatctcatcCCTGTCTCGTGAAAACATTCCCTTTATGTGTTATTCTTCGACTGAAACTCTCCAAACAGGATCCCCGCACGTGCTAGATGATGTAAAACACTTTGTAACAAATGAAATCCTTGATTAAAGCAGATGAAATCCCGAGTATTCTTCACGAAGATAATATTTCCCTGTTTTCTTAAATCGGTGAAAATATCCTTCCTTTCTTGGATCAAACTTTATTACCAAACCTTGTTTTACGTCAATAGAGTAATCCCAATCCAAAACACGAGCTAACTCCGACTAAAACTcgtgcaaaccaaatctagggaattatgttttttctttcccgccaaaaacagttTCAAAAATGAAGAAGGAGATGGTAAGCCCTTAACCAGAGATGGGGTGTGAATatcaggtgtccaactgaggtgccccttataaattgaggttccccttatccaaagtgagagcccGCTTAGCAAATGCCCtccgggtacaaaaaccacttttcgagcaactttatccataagagcttatttcataaaacacctacaaataagtttattagtgacaaaatgagtcccagctaatgtatttattggtgaaaatgcgtcgcactttcgtccTCATCAATTAGTTATATACCTCATATCATGTACATGTATATGTATTGGTTCGAACTATcattcttacaaaaacaaatggtttttgtCCAACCCGACGATGGTGAATGATCGCTTTTGAGTGATCGACGGTTCATATTGCTCAAAAAGTCCAGCAAAATGAAGGAGATAAATCGTGGCCCAAAGCGCACCCTTCGTTTCAGCCTTCATCCAACAGATCAGATTCTACTCTCTCCTTTTGTTACGCATACCTTACGCCTGTTGAATTGCCACTAtcagggtttttttttattttttttctgctCTAGCTTTTTATCCGTAACGGAAACCATAACACCACCATTAAAAATATTAGCACTGTTTCATCCAAAGAATTCCTTTTCCTTTTATTGAAACCTAAATAAGCAAATCAATGGTTCCATGCGTTACGAAAATAAAGATACCCATTAAGTTTCTTTCTTCGCTATTATTTCTCCTTATTAATCCCTGAAATGTTCGACTATTTAAATCCCTAAAAGAGTTATCTTGCACAGGTTCTCTGTGCTTACAATCCCCTTTTTCTCTATCATGATTCATGTTAGTTTCGGTGATTTTGGTATCTTTCGAGATTCTCTGATTATTTTGATATTGTTGTAAAGTTTTATTTGGTGCTTTTCAAGAAGCTTTTCTCTGATTGATTTTGTTGACGGTGGTGCACCGCAAATTTTGAAATCAGAGAAAAACATCAATCTCAGGTAATTCTCAATGGAATCCCATTCCACTTGATTTGAATTGGTTGTCATTCTTAACTGTTATACGCAGTCATTAATTTTCATCTAATAATTGTTTGTCATAGTACCAATCGCGAAATGGAGTGATGTAAGATGTTGTATTAGTGTGCTTCAGATCATTTGTATTAGGTTAGTGGTTTATTTGTAAATCTTACTTTCTCTCATTttggttttatgaaattaggctcagttatttttttctcctaattttggttttactttttttttttttgatttgattttactgatttgggTTATCTGCAAGtaggatttttatttatttatcctAGATCATTTCTTTTGGCTTTAATCAATTTTGGGTTTCTATTTCATTCTCCCAATTGGCCAAACACCCTTTTCTCCAAAACAGGTTTCAGGTTTGGCATTATTTCATTGCTAGATGTCTAGATTGCGGTGTGGTTCATTGTGTTTGTTGTTTTTTGGGTTTAATTATACTCTGCTAATTTTGTGATTAGTAGTCCCTAAATCGTTATCTTTAGGCGTGCATCTTACTGTATCTGTTGTATCCTAAATTATAGATGGTTAATGTCTATGGTGGTGTATTCCGGGAGGTTCTCAAGCTTAACAGTTTCATGTTCTTCGGTATTCTACATTACACTCTTTTTGGAATTAATCATACCCAGTATTGGgatatatttattttgtaatctttaCATGATGTGCATCGACCGGTTCTCTGTTCACCAAACTCATGGATTCTCATTCGTTGCAGGTAATATTATTATTCAAGCTTTTGGATGATGCGGCGTTTAAATTATATGCAATCATCACTTTGGTGAGTAACAGCTTAATGGAGCCACAAAAGAAGAGGGTCGTCACCAAACAATGGCGAGTGACGATTAAATCCGTTATTAAAGGAGAATCCTTATGAAGAATGCCACAATGGAGCAAGACGAAGGAGAAACTGCGTGATTGCTATTCTAAGCACTAATTGTGTAAATAATACAACAATCGGAGAGGGTCGTCACCCTAAAAAAGGCGAATAAAGTACTCATTGGTTTGTATGATCTGTATAATATGCCATAAAGTAAATATTTTGTGGAATTTTTTATTTGACAAGTCAGTCATGGCTCACTCCGTTTTATGAAACGTGGCGCAATTAAACCATAAATCTGGAAGTGTTGGTTTCTTGACTCATTCTAATTTTTGGCATCACCAATTGAGCGTGTTTCACAAATATAAGAATGTGCACCTGTGATGAAGTACCTTTACTCAAAAATGTCCCATATCGGTGAAGGTAAAACTACAAAACTCATCCATGCATCTATTTTCATGCGCTATGTCCCATATCGGTGAAGGTAAAACTACAAATCCTCATCCCATGTATGCAGCTATGCGTTATATAGTTGATCATGTACTATTTTACGGAAAATGGCAATACAATATGTTCACTATTTATCTGTTAATCTACTATTTTTCTGTCTTAATTTCATGGTTTCTTCTATTCGTCTTATCTAGAACAAAGAATATAATCCAACTTCATCAGTTTACTAAGCTATCGAGATCTATTTTCTTATGGATGTTTTTAGTATCCCAAATGTTCTTTGGAtaaatttgtttttttgttgtcAAGCAATGAAAAGTAGATTTAAAGACAAAAGTGTGAACAATGATATAAATTTCAAGAGCTCTTTCACCTTCTTATAGGTTTTCAAACTACCGTCTGAAACAATTTTCACAGTCGCAATTGAATTTTTTTATGGGACTTCTATGATAACTTGCGAGGTGCCTACTTTGTTATCAAATTGGTTTTTCAGACCTTTTACCTATTATGCACTGATTTCTTCTACTTCTGTTATAACAAAAGGTTCAGTCAGATAAATTCAGACTGAGAAACTCCACCAATAACAAAATAGTAGTTGTGTACTCATTTCCAAGACCAAATTTTGAGTTTAAGGAGATAGATAGTCACTGTAAAGGTGTTTTACTAGCTAGCTTGAGGAAACTAATTCACCGGTTTATCTCTTTATTTCTTTTATAGGAAAATAGTAGTTGCGTACTCATTTCCAAGGCCTACAAACAAATTATGAATTCATTATTTTTTCATAACTACAAGTATGTTCTACTCTTCATGTCAACCCAAGTTTCATCTTGAAAGGATTTTGAACATGCTGAGAGTTATGCTTACTAGATAGTATCACTAACTGCACGAATAAAGTGTCACCaactacaaggtcgaggaacatGTACTACGGTGCCTTACTGCTTACTATGCATATAATTGCAGAACTCCTTTGAGTCTACTGTTCATGGTACAATCAAATACTGACCATCCAAAAATTAACTCTATGCAGGTACCTTATTCGCTTTAAAGTGACAGACCATGGTGGCCGGTAGCACCATATTTCCTTCATGGATAGTGAAATCCATAGTATTGTCCAAGGCACTGCCTCAAACGTATTGTCTTTCCCACAAATATTTTATGCctcaggagttgtgaagcaactaatcaacttcaacagaacaaagtgatcatctgcaacggattaCTTGCATCTTCCACGTTGACCTCTTTTTTCCtctcaaggttttaatgaggcaacatattcgagtccaactatgttttaagtttgcttaatattatactctttttctttagttcaggttttttcCCTCTGggtttcctgacgaagttttaacgaggcaattaatttagactcatcgatctttgaagatcgtattacatgtgacaaactacatgtaaagtacgagacaacatgtgaagtactacatgtgaagagttgtatcaAGGTTTTATTCCAccgggtttttccttgtcaaagttttagtaaggaAATTGATTTCGACACAAGTCATCAAagagagaacgacatttgaagaactaccttcaaagcactatatgtgaagcactatatAAAGTTTGGTTGTTGAACCACACAAGGGGAAGTGTTAAAGGCCCATACCCATGGATGTGTGGTCCAAAACGGAAGTGTTTTGGTCTTCCATTTTTCATGTATATATAAAGTATATTTATCCATATATCTAATACTAATTCGTAATTCTCGTGTTTCCTGCCTTTTTCTTTATCCCTATTATATTCTATTACAAAAATCAAAGAATTTATAGTAGATTAAGGAAAAAAATTAACCATAAATCACTGTCCCACTGTACATTCCAATTTTGAAAGGCACGAGACACCGATATTCCATGTGCTGTCAAGTTGACTCTGGATTTAGACTTCCTTTGCTGGGTTGTTCTTCTGAATCCGTTGGAACAGCAGCTAACGGTGTACTCATGACGAATAAGTGCAAAACAAATTAACTGTGCGCTTAATTATGACTACCTCCATATATACCTTATGTATTAATTATCGTACAATAAACACCATTTAATTGATAATAcataaggtatatatatatatggagtaGTCATAGATTAAGCTAAGCTACTTTTCCTGTTTGAAATTGCATAATGTCAAATGTATACATGATCATCTGTGTTGACCTAATCGCTACGAATTGACCTAGTCAGAAGGGTTTAGCTAGGAGATATGTTGATGCTGAGAATGATTTACATCAATCTGTGTCCgacctttttttatatataatcatTCATTTCTCAGGTTGTTAAATATCTGAAACTTTCGGCTTGTTTTATAATTTCGCTTTTGATTTCGTGCATAACCTAAGGTTAAATCTTTTATAATTTCGCTTTTGATTTCGTGCATAACCTAAGGTTAAATCTAAGTTCAACACCCAACTATTTCATCAATCTAAAGCTAACAACATCTATTCGAAGTTTTTTGACTTTTTGAAAAGAAATCTATCTCTTAATTTGATTCTCTAACAATTTATATACATAATATATATGACGTATCGTTGGGCTGCTTGTATATGCCTGTGTTTTTGTGTTCTCATCATCGGAGCAATTGTGTGTCCAATCCTATTTTTAGCCGTCTTTCCATATCAACACATGAAGTTTCATGTCATTGATGCTTCTTTAACAGAGTTCTACTTAACCGGTGATGATATACTTCATTATAACCTCACAGTAAACATCTCTATCAGGAACAGTAACAAGATTGAGCGTATTTCTTATCGGATTATTCGTTTTAATCTTTCTGGTTACGGTAAGGATTTGGCTTCGGTTTCTTTGCCGTCTTTCCTGCAAGGCACTAAGAATACAACATTAGTCCATCCTGTTTTTCAGGGACAAACATCACTCATACTACGGGGTTCTCATTTTAAGGATTTCATTCATGATCGGAAAGAGGGAAGCTTTAGCATTGATGTAGATCTCTACCTTATAACACAATTGAAGTATGCTGGTGGTGGAAAGGGCGACAAAATCAGTTTCACAGTTGGCTGTGGATTATTCAGACTCAATTTGttgggttcttcttcttctttaagtaATCAAACAGGAATTGGTGGCTTATTTAAAACTAAGAGGTGCAAAGTACATACCGACAGAATTTACAATCTtagaattttcttttattttttaatttcgtTTATTTTTATTACTCTCTTTTCCTCCTGTATCAGCAAACTTTTACAATCTTAGAATTCACCTTTCGGTTTCTTCTTCGTGGATTATCCAACATAGTTAAATAGATAAGGATGAAAATGGCTTTGTATGTATTTCAAGCTAGCCATGGGAGATTGGGAGGTTGATAAATGTTGTGGGAGCAACAAAATATTTgtgaatttttttctttaaatatggattattatgaatatatatatatattgtgtacTAAATTATTTTAGAGTTTCAAAATATCAAATTCTAAATACCGCTATCTTTATTATTTGTATTGAAATTATTTAAGAACTTCAGGATATTAAATTTTGGAGTAGGCGAGTAGTATATGCCTATATGGTATTACTAGTTTCCACTGGGACAACTAACCATTTTTGCTTGTCGCTTTAACTTTGTTGCCTCTCATGGCTTACATTACCCAATAgctacgaagaaaaaaaaaaaaaaaagccttcGATAAGTTTTTGCACAATGTAATTTCATAGAGAGTTGACGTTACACACCGAACAAGTAGATCATTGTGTGTTGATGCCGTACGTTGGCCCAATGCCTAGCCTGTACCCATTCTCTTTGAGTTATCCACTGTTGGCGGTGATCTCAGGTCCTCAATGAAATCTTATTTTTCTCAACCCACGATGTCCTAGTTGACCACCTCCGTTCCGTTGTCAATACGACAGTTTCAAATCCAGGATTCAATAGAGTTAAGGTTTCTTCCGTTGAAAGTGTTTTACTAAATCCTAttctcttatttatttattttggatcaGAAAAGGATCTTTATAAAAGATTTCATTTTGATCCGTCATGACCCTGTCAACATCCTACTGAAACAGCCAGAAGGTCATGATCCTGTCAATTTTTCTGCATTTCCACACTTCAAAGTTCTGTAACTTTATATTTTTCTTCTCAACTTCTCAAAGTTTTGTGGCTAACCATTTCCACTTTTGGGTACTACATAAGATCCAATTATTATCTAATTTCTCAGAAACTTATCTAAGCTTTCTGTTTGTTCTCTTTTACTTTGGATTTCGTGTGTAAGTTTTGCTCAAAACGAAGACAATTAAACCCAATAACATCGATCTCTTTTGGTTTTTTTCCTTtgttattttcaataaatctaTCTCTTAATTTGgatcctagctatacatatggGCACTACAAGAAAAGGGGTCTATTGACACACTATTTTGCTACACATCAATAAATAATATGGAAATAGAGAGGTTTTAGCCTCACTGCATAATAGGTGTGGCATTAAGTCATATCTTTTGCCACACTTAAGAATAGATGAGGCAAATGATAAGTTGTTGCCTCGTATTGTTTGACGATGT
This genomic stretch from Papaver somniferum cultivar HN1 chromosome 5, ASM357369v1, whole genome shotgun sequence harbors:
- the LOC113278578 gene encoding NDR1/HIN1-like protein 10 is translated as MTYRWAACICLCFCVLIIGAIVCPILFLAVFPYQHMKFHVIDASLTEFYLTGDDILHYNLTVNISIRNSNKIERISYRIIRFNLSGYGKDLASVSLPSFLQGTKNTTLVHPVFQGQTSLILRGSHFKDFIHDRKEGSFSIDVDLYLITQLKYAGGGKGDKISFTVGCGLFRLNLLGSSSSLSNQTGIGGLFKTKRCKVHTDRIYNLRIFFYFLISFIFITLFSSCISKLLQS
- the LOC113280743 gene encoding NDR1/HIN1-like protein 10; amino-acid sequence: MKFHVIDASLTEFYLTGDDILHYNLTVNISIRNSNKIERISYRIIRFNLSGYGKDLASVSLPSFLQGTKNTTLVHPVFQGQTSLILRGSHFKDFIHDRKEGSFSIDVDLYLITQLKYAGGGKGDKISFTVGCGLFRLNLLGSSSSLSNQTGIGGLFKTKSGYMAGGYALRVME